A window of Hyperolius riggenbachi isolate aHypRig1 chromosome 1, aHypRig1.pri, whole genome shotgun sequence contains these coding sequences:
- the LOC137533970 gene encoding hydroxycarboxylic acid receptor 2-like, whose translation MNSSCCAFGEPILYAVLPPFIFLEFILGIVGNILALWMVCLEFKSWKPNSVYLLSLTLADFVVLLCVFFRADYYLRNQDWVYGDMPCRLLLFVTSVARASSMLFLSLIALNRFFHILFPFHKVNSITVKQAACICITLWLCLLTIHTYILTSPRFLQLPNATLCESFTICPQAATSWQDIFYLSLCTYSLLTICCSTVSIAKHLKNNAIDLNGKVGRAMRFLIVLAVVFILCYLPGAIIRITIIVLISMKYRDCAEFRGANLGFSFAVCFTYFYSMLNPILYYFSSPSSHKLLANLCRNPLTSSLTVATYSEK comes from the coding sequence ATGAACAGCAGTTGCTGTGCGTTTGGGGAGCCTATTTTATATGCTGTTCTTCCTCCTTTTATCTTTTTGGAGTTCATTCTTGGGATAGTTGGTAATATTCTTGCACTGTGGATGGTTTGCCTGGAGTTCAAGTCTTGGAAACCAAACTCTGTATATCTGCTTAGTCTGACTTTAGCTGACTTCGTTgttcttttgtgtgtgtttttccgtGCAGATTATTACCTTCGTAATCAGGACTGGGTATATGGCGATATGCCTTGTAGACTATTACTGTTTGTCACTTCTGTTGCCAGAGCTTCAAGCATGCTCTTCTTATCTCTTATTGCTCTGAATCGTTTCTTCCATATTTTGTTCCCATTCCATAAAGTTAATAGCATTACTGTGAAGCAAGCTGCTTGCATATGTATTACTCTGTGGCTATGTTTGCTTACAATTCACACTTACATCTTAACATCTCCACGGTTTCTGCAACTGCCTAATGCAACACTATGTGAAAGTTTTACAATTTGCCCACAAGCAGCAACTTCCTGGCAAGACATATTCTACCTCTCCCTATGCACTTACTCCCTGCTAACTATCTGTTGTAGCACAGTAAGCATTGCTAAACACTTAAAGAACAATGCCATTGATTTAAATGGAAAGGTAGGGAGAGCAATGAGGTTCCTTATAGTACTTGCTGTTGTATTCATACTCTGCTATCTGCCAGGTGCCATCATTCGAATCACAATAATTGTATTAATTTCCATGAAATATAGGGACTGTGCAGAGTTCAGGGGTGCTAATCTTGGATTTAGTTTTGCTGTCTGCTTCACATACTTTTACAGCATGCTCAACCCGATTTTATATTACTTTTCAAGTCCATCTTCCCACAAATTGCTGGCGAATTTATGTAGAAACCCATTAACAAGCAGCCTCACTGTTGCAACTTATTCAGAAAAATGA